From Psychrobacillus sp. FSL K6-2836, a single genomic window includes:
- a CDS encoding GNAT family N-acetyltransferase: protein MNLIAWNRNHIDELVALWNKELSTHFPMRKELFVQNSFEDVNVLEEGSFIAVDDNSKVIGFVVSKKWQEKKKVEMDFKKGWIQVLLVDSAYRGKGIGTLLLEQAEAALKESGAEVIQLAGDPFHYFPGVPEVYPDVQKWVEKFGYNKKLDAFDLINHLVKKYPFPNESSASFSVLQIEEKEEFLSFLARCFPGRWEYEAIKYFEMGGIGREFVVAKKNGSIIGFCRMNDSISPSIAQNVYWSPLFEQEVGGIGPLGIDSSERKQGYGLEVVVAAMAYLQEREVETIIIDWTNLLEFYGQLDFVPWKKYGIYLKDKE, encoded by the coding sequence ATGAATCTAATAGCATGGAATAGAAATCATATCGATGAATTGGTAGCACTTTGGAACAAAGAATTGAGCACCCATTTCCCTATGCGCAAGGAACTATTTGTTCAAAATAGCTTTGAGGATGTTAACGTTTTAGAGGAAGGATCATTTATAGCGGTTGACGATAATAGCAAAGTAATAGGATTTGTAGTCTCTAAAAAATGGCAAGAAAAAAAGAAGGTTGAAATGGATTTCAAAAAGGGATGGATTCAAGTTCTCTTAGTGGACAGCGCTTATCGAGGAAAAGGTATAGGAACCTTGTTATTGGAACAAGCGGAGGCTGCTTTAAAAGAAAGTGGAGCGGAAGTAATACAACTTGCTGGAGACCCTTTTCACTATTTTCCGGGAGTTCCTGAGGTTTATCCCGACGTACAAAAATGGGTTGAGAAATTTGGATATAACAAAAAGCTGGATGCATTTGATTTGATTAATCATCTGGTAAAAAAATATCCATTCCCAAATGAAAGCTCGGCATCCTTTTCTGTACTGCAAATAGAGGAAAAAGAAGAGTTCTTATCTTTTTTAGCTAGGTGCTTTCCCGGTAGATGGGAGTATGAGGCGATCAAATACTTTGAAATGGGTGGGATAGGTAGAGAATTTGTTGTGGCAAAAAAGAATGGAAGCATCATTGGTTTTTGTAGAATGAATGATTCCATATCGCCATCAATTGCACAAAACGTTTACTGGAGTCCTCTTTTTGAACAAGAGGTTGGTGGAATTGGACCATTAGGTATTGATTCAAGCGAGCGAAAGCAGGGTTACGGATTGGAAGTTGTGGTGGCTGCCATGGCTTATCTGCAGGAAAGAGAAGTAGAAACTATCATTATTGACTGGACTAATTTACTGGAATTTTATGGGCAACTTGATTTTGTACCGTGGAAAAAGTATGGAATTTATCTAAAGGATAAGGAATAA
- a CDS encoding M20 family metallopeptidase, translating into MSMDIIKQLEESYDEMVNIRRYLHMHPEVSFQETETAKYIQKFYTDLQIPFQANVGGNGVVARVKGAFPGKTVALRADFDALPIQDEKNVPYKSTIPGVMHACGHDGHTAALLILARTLNEFKEQLTGEYVFIHQHAEEYAPGGAKPMIEAGCLDGVDVIFGTHLWSQTPLGTIEYKSGPIMAAADRFSITVQGKGGHGANPHDTKDSIVVASQLVVNLQQLVARRVNPTESAVLSVGSFIADNAFNIIADTVKMTGTVRTFKPDVRNLMENELKRVIEGTCYTADCSYSFLYERGYPPVINHKEETEYIADIARTIPGVKEVNESDLLMIGEDFGYYLEEIPGTFFFTGAMPEGDVFPHHSPMFDFDERAMLVAAKTLGMAAINFQVK; encoded by the coding sequence ATGAGTATGGATATTATTAAGCAACTTGAGGAATCATACGATGAAATGGTCAATATTCGACGTTACTTACATATGCATCCCGAAGTATCATTTCAAGAAACCGAAACAGCAAAATATATACAAAAGTTCTATACAGATTTACAAATACCCTTCCAAGCAAATGTTGGTGGTAATGGGGTAGTTGCTCGAGTAAAAGGCGCTTTTCCAGGTAAAACGGTTGCTTTACGAGCAGACTTTGATGCCCTCCCAATACAAGATGAAAAAAATGTACCTTATAAATCGACTATTCCAGGTGTCATGCATGCATGTGGTCACGATGGACATACTGCTGCATTACTCATACTCGCTCGTACGTTAAATGAATTTAAAGAACAATTGACAGGCGAATATGTATTTATCCATCAGCATGCAGAAGAATATGCTCCAGGTGGTGCAAAACCAATGATTGAGGCTGGTTGTTTAGATGGAGTAGATGTAATTTTCGGTACACATTTATGGTCTCAAACTCCTCTAGGAACTATTGAATATAAAAGTGGTCCCATTATGGCGGCAGCAGATCGATTTTCTATCACTGTCCAAGGGAAAGGTGGTCACGGAGCAAATCCGCATGACACAAAGGATTCTATCGTAGTTGCCTCTCAATTAGTTGTAAACTTGCAGCAATTAGTGGCAAGACGAGTAAACCCTACTGAATCTGCAGTACTTTCTGTCGGTTCTTTCATAGCGGATAACGCATTTAATATTATTGCGGACACTGTGAAAATGACCGGTACTGTCCGTACATTTAAACCAGACGTTAGAAATTTAATGGAAAATGAATTAAAACGTGTTATAGAGGGTACATGCTATACAGCAGATTGTTCTTATTCTTTCCTATATGAAAGAGGCTATCCTCCAGTAATTAATCACAAAGAAGAAACAGAGTATATAGCAGACATTGCTAGAACAATTCCAGGAGTTAAAGAAGTGAATGAATCTGATTTATTGATGATCGGAGAGGATTTTGGTTATTATTTAGAAGAAATACCCGGTACGTTCTTCTTTACCGGCGCTATGCCTGAAGGGGATGTATTCCCTCACCATAGTCCTATGTTCGATTTCGATGAACGAGCAATGTTAGTAGCGGCGAAAACGTTGGGAATGGCTGCGATTAACTTTCAAGTAAAATAA
- a CDS encoding YhcN/YlaJ family sporulation lipoprotein, producing MSKLLKLVFMMLLIGLLTACGTNNNDDKATDNDADKATENTDTVNEGMNDNDDATNDGTTGNDGTTGDDGATNGTESQNVEVADEVADKITELEEVESASVLVTDNNAYVAVELSEGTEETEEIKTKISDAAKAENAEFNNVYVSANPDFTKQFRDYGDRIRADEPVEGFFDEFTDTVERVFPDQAK from the coding sequence GTGAGTAAATTACTGAAATTAGTATTTATGATGCTTCTCATCGGCTTATTGACCGCTTGCGGAACTAATAATAATGACGATAAGGCAACAGACAACGACGCAGATAAAGCAACAGAAAACACGGATACGGTAAATGAAGGCATGAATGATAATGATGACGCTACAAATGATGGAACAACAGGTAATGATGGAACAACAGGTGATGATGGCGCAACAAACGGTACAGAGTCACAAAATGTGGAAGTAGCGGATGAAGTAGCCGATAAAATCACAGAGTTAGAGGAAGTAGAATCGGCAAGTGTGCTTGTAACTGACAATAATGCATACGTTGCAGTCGAACTAAGCGAAGGCACTGAAGAGACGGAAGAAATAAAAACTAAAATTTCAGATGCAGCAAAAGCTGAAAATGCGGAATTTAATAATGTTTATGTATCTGCAAATCCCGATTTTACTAAGCAATTTAGAGACTACGGAGACAGAATTCGAGCAGATGAACCAGTGGAAGGATTCTTCGATGAATTTACAGATACTGTGGAAAGAGTATTTCCAGACCAAGCTAAGTAA
- a CDS encoding FAD-dependent oxidoreductase: MDFSNLHYYVPTEKKESPSVIEKDLVIYGGTPAGITAAIQAKRMGLTVVIAEFSNNIGGMTVSGLGATDLGAENAIGGLSKEFYDAIAKYYGKDKQWKFEPKVARQVFEQWIKKYDIPINFRQHLRVVKKTNQNISEIVMEDGTSYCGKVFLDCTYEGDLLAFAGVSYFVGRESNATYNEIYNGVQFGALHHKFEKWIDPYIVEGKPETGLLPGITESKQDSLGFQGQGDHRIQAYNFRICLTNDATNRVPFPKPPVYEPNRYQLLLRYIKAGIWDAMKLHTILPNGKSDLNNHGAVSTDNIGMNYDWPEGDYESREIIFQDHLNYDLGMLYFLSNDPQIPKTIRDEVSAWGLPKDEFERTGHWPHQLYIREARRMISDYVMTDHNCLKQELINDSIGLASFHMDSHNCRRVVIEGRCVNEGDVQVPIAPYEISYRSIRPKAEECTNLLVPVCLSSSHIAYGSIRMEPVFMILGQSAAIAASLAIKHKTSVQDVNYEILKQELLNCKQVICWSMEMEDDPIRRMEETFANK; encoded by the coding sequence ATGGATTTTAGTAATCTACATTATTACGTGCCAACTGAAAAAAAAGAAAGCCCATCCGTTATCGAAAAAGACTTAGTTATTTATGGAGGGACACCTGCTGGTATTACTGCTGCTATTCAAGCTAAAAGAATGGGTCTAACAGTAGTTATTGCGGAATTCAGTAATAATATCGGTGGGATGACGGTGAGTGGGTTGGGGGCAACTGATCTTGGTGCAGAGAATGCAATCGGCGGACTCTCAAAAGAATTTTATGATGCAATTGCTAAGTATTACGGTAAGGATAAGCAGTGGAAGTTTGAACCAAAAGTAGCGCGTCAAGTGTTTGAACAATGGATAAAAAAGTATGATATTCCGATTAATTTTAGACAACATCTAAGAGTAGTTAAGAAAACTAATCAAAATATATCGGAAATAGTGATGGAGGATGGTACTTCGTATTGCGGTAAAGTATTTCTAGACTGTACATACGAGGGTGATTTGCTTGCGTTTGCAGGAGTTTCTTATTTTGTGGGTCGAGAATCAAATGCTACCTATAATGAAATCTATAATGGAGTACAGTTCGGTGCTCTGCATCATAAATTTGAAAAATGGATAGATCCATATATCGTGGAAGGTAAGCCGGAAACCGGACTATTACCAGGTATCACAGAAAGCAAACAAGATTCACTGGGCTTTCAAGGACAAGGTGATCATAGAATTCAGGCTTATAACTTTCGTATCTGTTTAACGAATGATGCAACAAATCGTGTTCCGTTTCCTAAACCACCTGTCTACGAACCAAACCGTTATCAATTACTTCTGAGGTATATCAAAGCAGGTATTTGGGATGCCATGAAACTGCATACTATACTCCCGAATGGAAAGTCCGATTTGAATAATCATGGAGCCGTTTCTACCGATAATATTGGGATGAATTATGACTGGCCAGAAGGGGACTATGAAAGCCGAGAAATTATATTTCAAGACCATCTGAATTACGACCTTGGAATGTTATATTTCTTATCTAATGACCCTCAAATTCCAAAAACAATAAGAGATGAAGTTTCTGCTTGGGGATTGCCGAAGGATGAGTTTGAACGAACAGGACATTGGCCACATCAGCTATACATTCGAGAGGCAAGAAGAATGATTTCAGATTATGTTATGACGGATCATAATTGTTTAAAACAAGAATTGATAAACGATTCTATCGGCTTAGCTTCCTTTCATATGGATTCCCATAATTGTCGTCGTGTAGTTATTGAAGGCAGATGTGTAAATGAAGGAGATGTGCAGGTACCGATCGCACCTTATGAAATTTCGTATCGATCCATTCGTCCAAAAGCAGAGGAATGCACTAATCTTTTAGTTCCGGTTTGTTTGTCCAGCTCGCATATTGCATATGGTTCTATTCGTATGGAACCGGTTTTTATGATTTTAGGGCAGTCTGCAGCAATCGCAGCCTCACTTGCCATCAAACATAAAACATCTGTTCAAGATGTAAATTATGAAATATTAAAACAAGAATTACTAAACTGTAAGCAGGTAATCTGTTGGAGTATGGAGATGGAAGATGACCCAATCAGACGAATGGAAGAGACTTTTGCGAATAAGTAA
- a CDS encoding DEAD/DEAH box helicase, whose protein sequence is MSQSTTLVKTMRCNLMITNKARKGIQEWSTDEHAFFNIQSSFEVHIEKRPVNNHGNTSLSIYFDNVTNIKLAEKVDNRVVVMECILQKDGLLATSLHVRGPRVPVRTNRRLPVDLTFVTARNNGAGMPLTLHTKIQDLPVAEERSEYVKKRISSWEGYLKIQERNADIADVTSPYSKLIFNADFSRMTLHGCTMNANEWKNLRGLSVTLKGFQNDVGDILKSDRVKQTIEIEIKPKFRELARKNQWNPKSKEAVFSNFASLSQIRRLRKGFEDLQNGFAANPNLEKILFEDRPTIRINAKRKELEFHNQLNEFQQEAVIGAMTAEDLYVIQGPPGTGKTTVISEICQQNAKAGLRTLVASQSNLAVDNALSRLLSNKEIRILRFGRTESIEEEGKKFIEENVGQYWKEQTLTALQKEIDEQTLKEGRLLEQIAGCKRQIEELSKEQLLFEKAIERKAEAKVEHDTRIEEIKKLKKELVSLKKDREQLENNVIEERGKSEALSNEINDMVQFIESNPSKGELLEKVNQLLLKTKEVQDLLSYREAIDSLREMETSMEESRKKYQSTQVKINHLELFQKEIDSIRKIDQLKSKMAEYNMELSIFLQQQIAELDELIDHIKTFADWQDLNARLLAAIDYVEKLLRKYKFSVENVRNNIGRSGILFDSSYTIKEIHQFMNRLKNMMTSGDDDMTTEKLAILLEGLYVREKFVMKQKSAVQLAKNSSITKFQTIKTQLVSDTSRESIALQQLKNELANKAISQKNQLELLQKTVNQLQPEIDTVDSLSSSSELKDKKFEMEGSIVKLKKTLETVTNYIEQLEMKKSHFQKLTEELVKIEAILQDNELKTKQVNADGLEQERILKALDEIILQNPEHALEKTVEEIKGTKEEMVKLHLEKDHLPITQTVQNEWYSLLKEANDHDLDEIRKLYVRHANVIGTTCVASARKEFMENYPVFDVVIIDEVSKATPPELLLPMLKGKKIILVGDHHQLPPLVGEDTLDETLQAILEESDNLEEKDELKKLLKESLFERLFKNLPKTSKTMLAIQYRMHESIMETITPFYEEENYRLQCGLADSDTARDHLLESRYVKRKDHLLWLDMPSEKPYFEERMKDGKSRFNQAELDAIRDVLIDLNDATANAKKEGRMDPDERKSIGVISFYGEQVKRIDRLIQQQANLSHLTFRTGTVDKFQGMEMDVILLSMVRNNQEKSGDIGFANDYRRLNVALSRARELLILVGSSHMFTKRAKQRTSREMYERLLQIVKGNNGLINFQKDGKK, encoded by the coding sequence ATGAGCCAATCAACAACCTTAGTTAAAACGATGCGCTGCAACTTAATGATTACAAATAAGGCACGCAAAGGAATTCAGGAATGGTCAACTGATGAACATGCCTTTTTTAACATACAGAGTTCTTTTGAGGTACATATTGAAAAACGCCCAGTAAATAATCATGGGAATACGTCACTTTCCATATATTTTGATAATGTAACAAACATTAAGCTAGCAGAAAAAGTAGATAATCGAGTAGTGGTGATGGAATGCATACTACAAAAGGATGGTTTGCTCGCAACTAGTCTTCATGTTAGAGGTCCTAGGGTTCCCGTTCGAACAAATCGTCGTCTTCCGGTTGATTTGACTTTTGTTACTGCTAGAAATAATGGAGCAGGAATGCCACTTACACTACACACTAAAATTCAAGATCTTCCTGTTGCAGAAGAGCGTTCAGAGTATGTGAAAAAGCGAATTTCTAGCTGGGAAGGTTACTTGAAGATTCAAGAGCGTAATGCAGATATTGCAGATGTAACTAGTCCGTATTCTAAACTTATTTTCAATGCGGATTTTAGTCGTATGACATTGCATGGCTGCACGATGAATGCGAACGAATGGAAAAATTTAAGAGGTCTTAGTGTGACGTTAAAAGGATTCCAAAACGACGTAGGCGATATTTTGAAATCAGATCGAGTAAAACAAACGATAGAAATAGAGATCAAACCCAAATTTCGAGAACTCGCAAGAAAAAACCAGTGGAATCCTAAATCGAAAGAGGCTGTATTTAGTAATTTTGCATCCCTTAGCCAAATTAGGCGTCTTCGAAAGGGATTTGAAGATTTGCAAAATGGATTCGCTGCCAATCCCAACCTCGAAAAAATCTTATTTGAAGATCGCCCGACCATTCGTATTAACGCAAAGCGTAAAGAATTAGAATTTCATAATCAGCTAAACGAGTTTCAACAAGAAGCAGTTATTGGTGCGATGACTGCAGAGGATTTGTATGTCATTCAAGGTCCACCTGGCACAGGAAAAACGACAGTAATTTCTGAAATATGTCAGCAAAATGCCAAGGCAGGCTTACGTACACTCGTAGCGTCTCAATCTAATTTGGCGGTTGACAATGCCCTTAGTAGATTACTTTCAAACAAAGAAATTCGTATTTTACGATTCGGTAGGACAGAAAGTATTGAAGAAGAAGGCAAGAAATTTATCGAAGAAAATGTAGGGCAGTACTGGAAAGAACAGACTTTAACTGCTTTACAGAAAGAAATAGACGAGCAAACCTTAAAAGAAGGTCGGCTTCTTGAACAAATAGCCGGATGTAAGCGTCAAATTGAGGAATTGAGTAAGGAACAATTATTATTTGAAAAAGCGATTGAACGAAAAGCGGAAGCAAAAGTAGAGCATGATACAAGAATAGAAGAAATAAAAAAACTTAAAAAAGAATTAGTTTCATTAAAAAAAGACCGTGAACAGTTAGAAAATAATGTGATAGAAGAACGAGGTAAGTCAGAAGCTTTATCCAACGAGATTAACGATATGGTACAATTCATCGAATCAAATCCTTCAAAAGGTGAGTTGTTAGAAAAAGTAAATCAGCTACTATTAAAGACGAAAGAAGTACAAGATCTCCTTTCTTACCGAGAAGCAATAGATTCCTTACGTGAAATGGAAACATCCATGGAAGAATCTAGGAAGAAGTATCAAAGTACACAAGTGAAGATAAACCATCTAGAGTTATTCCAGAAAGAAATAGATTCTATTAGAAAAATTGATCAGCTTAAAAGTAAAATGGCGGAATATAATATGGAACTTTCAATATTTCTTCAACAGCAAATAGCTGAATTAGATGAACTAATAGATCATATTAAAACGTTCGCCGATTGGCAGGATTTAAATGCTCGCTTATTAGCTGCAATAGATTACGTAGAAAAGCTACTTCGAAAATACAAATTTTCTGTGGAAAATGTCCGAAATAATATTGGAAGAAGTGGTATTCTTTTTGATTCCTCTTATACGATAAAAGAAATTCATCAGTTTATGAATCGTTTGAAGAATATGATGACTTCTGGTGATGACGATATGACGACGGAGAAATTAGCGATTTTACTAGAAGGTCTCTATGTGAGAGAGAAATTTGTTATGAAGCAGAAATCGGCCGTTCAGTTGGCGAAAAATAGTTCTATAACAAAATTTCAAACGATTAAAACACAGCTGGTTAGTGATACTAGCAGGGAATCAATAGCTCTTCAACAACTCAAAAATGAATTAGCCAATAAGGCAATCAGCCAAAAGAATCAGCTAGAGCTACTGCAGAAAACGGTGAATCAGCTACAGCCAGAAATAGATACAGTTGATTCACTCTCATCCTCATCAGAGTTAAAAGACAAAAAGTTTGAGATGGAAGGCTCTATTGTAAAATTGAAAAAAACGTTAGAAACCGTTACAAACTATATAGAACAACTGGAAATGAAAAAGAGTCATTTTCAGAAGCTAACGGAAGAACTTGTGAAGATTGAAGCAATTCTCCAAGACAATGAACTAAAAACTAAACAAGTGAATGCAGATGGTTTAGAGCAGGAGCGCATACTAAAAGCTTTAGATGAAATTATACTTCAAAACCCTGAGCATGCACTCGAAAAAACAGTGGAAGAGATAAAAGGAACTAAAGAGGAAATGGTAAAGCTTCACTTAGAGAAGGATCATCTTCCAATCACACAAACAGTTCAAAATGAATGGTACTCATTATTGAAAGAGGCAAATGACCACGATTTAGATGAAATTCGTAAGCTATATGTTCGACATGCCAATGTAATTGGAACAACATGCGTTGCATCAGCTCGTAAAGAATTTATGGAAAACTACCCTGTTTTTGATGTAGTTATTATAGATGAAGTTTCTAAAGCAACACCACCTGAATTACTACTACCAATGTTAAAAGGTAAGAAGATTATCTTAGTAGGTGACCATCATCAGCTTCCTCCACTAGTCGGTGAGGACACTCTAGATGAAACACTTCAGGCAATACTAGAAGAAAGTGATAATCTAGAAGAAAAAGACGAATTGAAAAAGCTTTTGAAGGAATCATTATTCGAACGTTTATTCAAAAATTTACCAAAGACGAGCAAGACGATGCTAGCAATTCAATATAGAATGCATGAAAGTATAATGGAGACTATCACTCCATTTTATGAGGAAGAAAATTATCGACTACAATGCGGGTTGGCCGACTCAGATACTGCTCGTGATCATCTACTTGAGTCAAGATATGTGAAAAGAAAAGACCATTTGCTATGGCTAGATATGCCAAGCGAAAAACCATATTTTGAAGAACGTATGAAGGATGGCAAAAGTAGATTCAACCAAGCAGAGTTAGATGCTATCCGTGATGTACTAATCGATTTGAATGATGCTACAGCTAATGCAAAAAAAGAAGGAAGAATGGATCCAGATGAACGTAAAAGTATTGGGGTCATTAGTTTTTATGGAGAACAGGTTAAACGAATTGACCGCCTTATCCAACAACAAGCTAACTTATCACATTTGACCTTCAGAACTGGAACTGTAGACAAGTTTCAGGGGATGGAAATGGATGTCATTCTCTTAAGTATGGTAAGAAACAATCAAGAAAAGAGTGGAGATATTGGATTTGCAAATGATTATCGCCGCTTAAACGTTGCATTATCACGAGCAAGAGAGCTACTTATCTTAGTAGGAAGCTCCCATATGTTCACAAAACGAGCAAAACAAAGAACCTCTAGAGAAATGTATGAACGTTTGCTTCAAATTGTAAAAGGTAATAACGGACTGATTAACTTTCAGAAAGACGGTAAGAAATAA
- a CDS encoding alpha-glucuronidase family glycosyl hydrolase — protein MHKIIYFQNHETILFAVEELKRLIEKAGYKSSVHDQSVLTETEANENDFRVILITTTQYCAMVSKENKVNINSDGFAFVSSGKDLWIIGNEPRSILYGAYMYCRKFFGYQWIHLDREEILEQSQGINLDLFIHEPMFGRRGNIFETIDEPGYINSIIDWGVKNGQNEFFFTFFLWDEIKSYIVSGLKKRGVQVTLGGHSLRYLLDIIQKGNKKNSLENYENLQFFAENIALQDEVINKIISICKENEVISRISLWPEDVGIEEKNADGFLLNYIRFTERLKSSLNISNLAVEVEYIVYNAGLSWDMLERKETKVSDTADVLYAYWGRDYSNSIHASEPNQVRAFQTLEDWSTQTSMKGRSLTVLEYYSDHFMLSELFPPLLTRIASDLHDYKQLQIQGVLNLIVPVHQKQTNHKVSANYPWQWIHHLNNYLYSRVAWGEKYEVVLEEYFAVFKEEKEAFQQMLLDLENLISPYSKWNIPLFPARVVDSEKVDKSASSLQILTELKAADSYLSAIELSDIEPLIAIQTKDNYSSFTPREMTLFYIYYLRLINKNYSEEWGSKVQ, from the coding sequence GTGCATAAAATTATTTACTTTCAAAATCACGAAACTATTCTATTTGCTGTTGAAGAGTTAAAAAGATTAATAGAAAAAGCCGGCTATAAGAGCTCCGTTCATGATCAAAGTGTTCTTACTGAAACAGAAGCAAATGAAAATGATTTTAGAGTTATATTAATAACTACTACTCAATACTGTGCAATGGTTTCGAAAGAAAATAAAGTAAATATTAATTCGGATGGATTTGCATTCGTCTCTTCTGGTAAAGATTTGTGGATTATTGGAAATGAGCCGAGATCCATCTTATATGGTGCATATATGTATTGTAGAAAGTTTTTCGGCTATCAATGGATCCACCTGGATAGAGAAGAAATATTAGAGCAATCACAAGGTATAAACTTGGACTTATTTATTCATGAGCCGATGTTTGGAAGACGCGGGAATATTTTTGAGACAATAGATGAACCTGGATACATAAATTCCATCATTGATTGGGGAGTAAAAAATGGTCAAAATGAGTTTTTCTTCACATTCTTCTTATGGGATGAAATTAAATCATATATAGTCTCAGGGTTAAAAAAACGTGGGGTTCAAGTTACCTTAGGTGGGCATAGTCTAAGGTATTTATTGGACATTATTCAAAAGGGAAATAAGAAAAATAGCTTAGAGAACTACGAAAATCTCCAGTTCTTTGCTGAAAATATAGCACTTCAAGATGAAGTAATTAATAAAATTATTTCCATTTGTAAAGAGAATGAAGTAATTTCGAGAATCTCACTTTGGCCAGAAGATGTAGGGATAGAAGAAAAAAATGCCGATGGATTTTTATTAAATTATATTCGATTTACGGAGAGATTAAAATCGTCGTTAAATATCTCTAACTTAGCTGTAGAAGTTGAATATATAGTTTATAATGCCGGACTTTCTTGGGACATGCTTGAAAGGAAGGAAACGAAGGTATCTGACACGGCAGATGTTTTATATGCCTATTGGGGGAGGGATTACTCCAATTCTATTCATGCTAGTGAACCTAACCAAGTAAGGGCTTTTCAAACCTTAGAGGATTGGAGTACGCAAACAAGCATGAAAGGACGTTCACTAACTGTCTTAGAATATTACAGTGATCATTTCATGTTAAGTGAACTATTTCCACCGCTTCTAACTAGAATAGCGAGTGATTTACACGATTATAAGCAATTGCAAATACAAGGTGTATTAAACTTAATCGTTCCAGTGCACCAAAAACAAACAAATCATAAAGTAAGTGCTAATTATCCATGGCAGTGGATTCATCATTTGAATAATTATCTATATTCGCGTGTTGCATGGGGCGAGAAATATGAAGTGGTGTTGGAAGAATACTTCGCTGTTTTTAAGGAAGAAAAAGAAGCTTTTCAACAGATGCTTTTAGATTTAGAGAATTTAATATCTCCATATTCAAAATGGAATATCCCGTTATTTCCAGCAAGAGTTGTAGACTCCGAAAAGGTGGATAAATCAGCATCTTCCTTACAAATTTTAACTGAATTAAAAGCAGCAGATAGTTATTTATCTGCTATTGAACTATCTGATATAGAACCATTAATAGCCATTCAAACAAAAGATAATTATTCTTCTTTTACACCGAGAGAAATGACTCTATTTTATATTTATTATCTTCGGTTGATAAACAAAAACTATTCCGAAGAGTGGGGAAGCAAAGTCCAGTGA
- a CDS encoding Gfo/Idh/MocA family protein, producing MKIGIMSFAHMHAYSYADCLKKIPDVGLAAIFDEDIKRGREASEKYNVPHYSNQSDFLKESMDAVIICSENSRHKEMVINAAKAKKHILCEKPIATNVLDAQEMIDVCKEHNVTLQIAYPVRFSSPIQELKEMIDKGELGEILAFRTTNRGQNPGGWFIDIEQSGGGAVLDHTVHMVDIMRWYLNKEVVEVKSIVDSYFHNIDIDDAGLLTLEFESGVIASHDSSWSRFAEFPTWGDVTIEVIGTKETVKVDAFKEHFRIFSNGKKSLEHHFFGNDMDLGLILDFVNCIKEGKEPSITGFDGLKSLEVALAAYKSSELKKAVILNDV from the coding sequence ATGAAAATTGGAATAATGAGCTTTGCACATATGCATGCTTATAGCTACGCGGATTGTTTAAAGAAAATTCCTGATGTAGGGTTAGCTGCTATTTTTGATGAAGATATTAAAAGAGGCAGAGAAGCTTCTGAAAAATATAATGTCCCGCATTATTCTAATCAATCAGATTTTCTCAAGGAAAGTATGGACGCGGTTATTATTTGTAGTGAAAACAGTCGACACAAAGAAATGGTGATAAATGCAGCCAAAGCTAAGAAGCATATTTTGTGCGAAAAGCCGATTGCAACGAATGTATTAGACGCACAAGAGATGATTGATGTTTGCAAAGAGCATAATGTTACTTTGCAAATAGCTTATCCAGTTCGATTTAGTTCACCTATACAAGAGTTAAAAGAAATGATCGATAAAGGGGAGTTAGGAGAAATACTAGCTTTTCGAACAACCAACCGTGGGCAAAATCCTGGTGGGTGGTTCATTGATATAGAACAATCAGGCGGGGGAGCTGTGCTCGATCATACGGTGCATATGGTTGATATTATGCGTTGGTATTTAAACAAAGAAGTCGTGGAGGTCAAATCCATTGTCGATTCTTACTTCCATAATATTGACATAGACGATGCAGGTTTGCTTACCTTGGAGTTTGAAAGTGGTGTAATTGCTTCTCATGATTCAAGCTGGTCTCGCTTTGCTGAATTTCCGACCTGGGGAGATGTCACAATTGAAGTGATTGGTACGAAAGAGACGGTAAAGGTTGATGCCTTTAAAGAACATTTTAGGATTTTTTCTAACGGGAAGAAATCACTGGAACACCATTTCTTTGGTAATGATATGGACTTAGGTTTGATATTGGATTTTGTAAATTGCATTAAAGAAGGAAAAGAACCTTCTATAACGGGATTCGATGGACTAAAGTCACTAGAAGTTGCTTTAGCTGCGTATAAGTCGAGTGAGTTGAAAAAGGCGGTAATATTAAACGATGTATAA